A segment of the Candidatus Cloacimonadota bacterium genome:
ACCGTATTGATATTGGGAGCCAACTTGGTGACGGACAGTAATGGATTTGCCAATGTATTGATTTTATGTAAGATGGATATCAGCTGCTGAATATTGATCTGCAATATACATTTAACTTATATGTTTATCATGGGGTTGCGAGCTTATCTCTCAGCTGGTCCCAAACACCGCTTGCCTTGGCCAGCTCTTCCCAGCGCGATAGTTGTTCGGAAGTGGCAACGGCAGCAAGCCGCTCCTGTTCGCTTTGGCAGCGGGCGCGGCTCAGTTGCCGGACCAAAGGGGCCAGATCACCGATGGATCCGAGGGTTTGGGCCTCGATCCCGAAATCCAGGACGGCGGCGAAACGCAGGGCGCGCAGCAGGCGCAGAGGGTCTTCCTGAAAGGATTCGCGGGGATCTCGCGTACAGCGGATGAGGCGGTTGTGGAGGTCTTGCCGGCCAAGGGCGCAGGGGTCCAGCACCTCCGCGTCCGAGATCCTCTGATAGAGGGCGTTAATGGTGAAGTCGCGGCGGCGGCAATCGTGGCTGAGAGGGGCGAAGCGCACCCGGGGAAAGCGGTTTCCGGGCCGGTAGCGCTCGCTGCGGGTCATCACGAATTCCAGCGGGACACCTTCCAGAGTGAGTTTGGCAGTGCCGAACGAGTGATGGATCCTGGGCTCCGGCAGATCGAAGGTTTGGGCCAGCCAGCGGGCCAGGGCGATGCCGCCGCGGG
Coding sequences within it:
- a CDS encoding CCA tRNA nucleotidyltransferase, translating into MKLEELRLLLAEATRETRFEGICHFTGGCVRDQLLGRSDQVLDADIAVELPRGGIALARWLAQTFDLPEPRIHHSFGTAKLTLEGVPLEFVMTRSERYRPGNRFPRVRFAPLSHDCRRRDFTINALYQRISDAEVLDPCALGRQDLHNRLIRCTRDPRESFQEDPLRLLRALRFAAVLDFGIEAQTLGSIGDLAPLVRQLSRARCQSEQERLAAVATSEQLSRWEELAKASGVWDQLRDKLATP